TGGTATCAAAATCAGCAAATAATCCCTTAATGTCTGACTCCGAAGGATAGCCGTTAGCCGAGCTTTCGATGGCGTCAAAAATGGCTTTTAAATCGGTATTCAGGTTAGGATTGGTATTGGCATGTTTAGCAATATTCACAAACAACTGACTAGGATAAATAAAATAGCCTTTCGTTTTAATGGCATCTTCTTTTATTTCTGGGGTAATAACCTCATCGGGTAATGCTGCATAATTGATACTTTCATCTCCAGCCTCTATATAGTTAGCAAAATTCTCACTGATAAAACGGTAAAAAAGCGTCCCTAAAACAAATTGTTTAAAGTCCCAGCCATCAACCGCACCTCTAACTTCATTGGCAATTTTCCAAATATTGTTTTGTAATTGCTGTCGCTGTGCTATGTTTGTCATATTTTCTACTATATTTTAATCCGCTAAGATAACTCTATTTTCTTCAATATAAAAACGGTTTAAGTATTTCTATTGCGTAAATTTTCTAAAAGTTAAAACAACACACAAGCTCCTATTTAACGATATTTCGTAACTTTGCATCAAACTTTAATTCATGAGGAAATCTCTTTTTTTATTATCATTTTCACCAATTTTTATAACAGCACAATTACAGCCTAAAGTCCAAACTTATACGGTTTTGGGAAGAAGCTACGATGTTACCACGCCTAGTAATTATAGCTCTTCTAAACAATACCCTATAATATTTGAGCTACATTCTTTTAATCAAGATAGAAACCAAATGCACAACCAAGACTTGGTAGATGAGTTACAGTATATTTCTGTAAGACCAGAAGGGAATATGGTTTCTAATTATAGAGCTTGGAACTCTTGGAGTGTTACCAGTAATTTGGGTTTAGTAAACGATGTAGAGTACATCAAAAATGTATATAATGATGTTAAAACTAGATTAAGCATCGGTTTTAATCCACAGAAAGTATATGTTTATGGTTTTAGCAACGGAGGAGCTATGGCAATGAAAATGCTAGAAGAAACTGATTTATTTAAAGCTGCTCTTATTCGCTCTATGAGTTTTGAAGAGGGGCACACTATCTCCTCCTCGGCAGCTAAAGTTCCCATGATTTTCGTTCACGGCATAGCAGATGAAGTAGTACCTTACCAAGGAGGACAAGGGAAATACCAAGTTGCCCCACTAACCTTTGAATCTATAAAAACAACCGTGAGTAAATGGGCTAACTACTCAGGGCTAACTCAACCTACAGAAATTAAATATCTCAAAGGCAGCAGCCCTACTTCGGATAAAGATTTTTACTTTAGAGAATACTCTCATAGCACTCACCCTATCTACTTTTTTGCAATAGATGGAGGCTCTCATAATACCGACCAACAATTCTCTAATGATAATATGAGAAGAGCTATTATAAGACTGATTAAAAGCCCAAAATGTTATGGCATCTACCAAGTTGATTGTAACTATACAGACACCGTAGAAGATATCTCACAACCCATTCTTACACGAGATGAGCAAATTTATAGAAGTCTGTTTAACTCTATCCTCAGAGGAGGGAAACAAATAGATGTAAAAGAGCTCAATATACCAAAAGAAGATGCAGAAAAGTTTTATACTAATATCTCATGGAATAACCCTTTGTTATTCCACTTGAAAATTGATGGTAACATGGGATATGCTATACAGCTAGACAATCCTACATTCTTAAATTATTATATACCTGCCTATTCTACTGATCTTAATTATCTTGATGAAACCTTTAGCAGCTTAGAAAAAGCTATGGAAGAATACTACTCTCATCTGGATATCAACATGAGTGATGAAGAAATAGCCTATACCATGCACCAGCTCATTACTGCACGAACTAAATATGGGCAGTATAATGATGGCCCTATCCATCACGCCTATAACTCCTTCTCAGCATTGGGAGTATTCCTTAATAACAAAGCCGTTTGCCAAGGATATAGCCTTTCATTTTCATTACTGATGAACAGTCTAGGCATAAAAACCCATTATGTTACCGGTCCGTTACCTTCAACTAGTGGACACATGTGGAACCGTATATTAATTGATAATAACTGGTACAATGTAGATGCAACCTTTGATGATGCGGATAATTTTCTCCGAAAAAACGAAGGCAGTTCTAATCAACATTTCTTAACATCAGATCAGTTATTTTATGAAACCTTAAAACATCCTGTTCCTCATAATAATCTAAGAGATGTTGTAAGAATTCCTTCAGGAAATAAATTTGACACATCAAATTATGTCTTCAGAAGATATGATTTAAGTAAAGGGCTTACAAAATCTGAAGCCAAATATATAGATGGCTTTTGGTATTATCTCTCTCTAGAAGGGACACACACACAAATCATCAGAAGCAATTTCGATGGTTCTAATAAAACCATATTAAAAACAACAGGTGTTTCCTCTAAAGTAGCAAATATGGACAAAATCTATTACGGTAAAGACAAAATTTATTTTATAGACTATATCTCTGGCAAATACTATGTATGCTCCATGGATTACAATGGGAATAACTTCACTCAAGAAAGACAGGTATCCTTTATAGACATTACAAGCAGTAATTTTGTTCTAACAACCGATACAAGCAAACCTATCACTAATAATTTCAGTGGGATAGTAGCATTAAAAGCAGAATTAGCTTTATCTAAACTTAGAGATCTCTATTATCATGGGGAAGAAGATTATTTTTCGCCTAAAGATCCTCGCAGAGTGGAACTAACCAACGCTATAAAAGAAGGAGAAAGACTTATAGAAACTACTCCAGCGAACCATAATCAGGCAAATGCGTTATTTCAGAAGCTGAGAGCTCTAAGAAAAAGCTATACAATACCACTATCCGTCAAAGCGAATTAAGGATTTTTTAGTATTCCATATAAAAAAGGTCAGAGTTATAAAAACCCTGACCTTTTAATTTTGGTTAAACAATCACATTTAACTAATATCCTCCTTTTTCAATAAAATGTTTCGCTACTTTTTCAGTAAGAGCAATTACATTAGGAGTGTTGGTATATTTAGTAAATCTTCTAAGACCAGAAAGCATCATTCTTTGCTCATCGCCTTCTGCAAAAGATACAATACCTTCTTTAGCAGATACAATAATCTTCTCTACTGCTTTATAAAGATTCAACTGTGCCATTGCTGCCTCTGCAGAATCTGGTGCATAATGCTTCTCTGCTCTTAAAATAGCAGACTCCGCCATATAAATTTGGTTAAGAATTTCAGATGCATTTAGTAGAAGATGCTGTTGTTTTTCAATATCCATCATATACTTCTGTAAAGCCGCTCCTGAAACCATTAGGAAAACCTTTTTAAGGTTAGCAATCATCGCCTTTTCCTCACTCATAAATGCAGAATAATCTGGCGTTTCAAAAGATGGAATAGACATCAACTCCTTACCTACTGCCATTGCTGGAGACATTAGGTCTATTTGCCCTTTCATGGCTTTTTTAATCAACATACCTACTGCGAGTAGTCGATTAATTTCGTTGGTTCCTTCGTAGATTCTAGAAATTCTAGAGTCTCTCCAAGCTGCTTCCATTGGCGTATCTTCCGAGAAGCCCATTCCTCCAAAAATCTGAATCCCCTCATCAGCCGAGTGTTGCAACAAATCAGACACGAATACTTTTAATATAGAACATTCCACTGCATACTCTTCTACCCCTTTAAGCTCTGCCTCTTGGTGGTTCATTCCTCCTGCTACAAGTTCATCTATTTTATCCTGAACATCTTTAGCCGCACGGTAAGAACCGGCTTCACTCACAAATATACCTGTTGCCATTTCAGCTACTTTCTTACGAATAGCCCCAAAAGTAGAGATAGAAGTTCCGAACTGCTTTCTCTCGTTAGCGTATTGGATAGAATAGTTAAGGATTCTTCTTTGAGCATCTAAACAAGCTGCAGCAAGTTTAATTCTACCCACGTTAAGAGCGTTAAGAGCAATTTTAAACCCATTGTTTCTCTCTCCTAAAAGACACTCTACAGGTACTTTCATATCGTTAAAGAATACCTGACGCGTAGAAGAAGCACGAATACCAAGTTTATGCTCTTCCTCTCCGAAAGTTAGACTTTCTGGATTTTCTAACTCGGAACGATTAACCACAAACCCAGTGATATTTTTGTCGTCATCTATTTTAGCAAAGAAAGTGAAAGTATCTGCAAAACCTGCATTAGAAATCCACATTTTTTGACCGTTGATGATATAATGTTTACCATCTTCTGAAAGTCTTGCCTTAGTTTTTCCGCTGTTGGCATCAGACCCTGCATCTGGCTCTGTAAGGCAGTAAGCTCCAAATTTAGCCCCCGTAGCTAAGTCTGGTAGGTATTTTTGTTTTTGAGCTTCCGTTCCGTAAAGTAAAATAGGTAGTGTACCGATACCTGTATGCGCTCCGTATGCCGTAGCCAAAGACCCCGTAGCTCCCGACAGATAATCACAAGCCAACATAGTGGTTACAAAGCCCATACCCAAACCACCATAAGACTCAGGAACCGAAATTCCTAAAAAGCCCATAGCTCCGATTTCTTTCATACACTCTTCAGTGAAAGCATAATCTTTCTTTTCGAAACGCTCCCTATTTGGGATTACGGTTCTATCTATAAACTCCTTAGCAGAGTCTCTAAGCATTTTTTGTTCTTCTGAAAGTTCCTCTATTGAGAAAATTTGTGTTGCTGGAGTTTCTTTAATTAAAAATTCTCCTCCTTT
This Riemerella anatipestifer DNA region includes the following protein-coding sequences:
- a CDS encoding transglutaminase domain-containing protein, which codes for MRKSLFLLSFSPIFITAQLQPKVQTYTVLGRSYDVTTPSNYSSSKQYPIIFELHSFNQDRNQMHNQDLVDELQYISVRPEGNMVSNYRAWNSWSVTSNLGLVNDVEYIKNVYNDVKTRLSIGFNPQKVYVYGFSNGGAMAMKMLEETDLFKAALIRSMSFEEGHTISSSAAKVPMIFVHGIADEVVPYQGGQGKYQVAPLTFESIKTTVSKWANYSGLTQPTEIKYLKGSSPTSDKDFYFREYSHSTHPIYFFAIDGGSHNTDQQFSNDNMRRAIIRLIKSPKCYGIYQVDCNYTDTVEDISQPILTRDEQIYRSLFNSILRGGKQIDVKELNIPKEDAEKFYTNISWNNPLLFHLKIDGNMGYAIQLDNPTFLNYYIPAYSTDLNYLDETFSSLEKAMEEYYSHLDINMSDEEIAYTMHQLITARTKYGQYNDGPIHHAYNSFSALGVFLNNKAVCQGYSLSFSLLMNSLGIKTHYVTGPLPSTSGHMWNRILIDNNWYNVDATFDDADNFLRKNEGSSNQHFLTSDQLFYETLKHPVPHNNLRDVVRIPSGNKFDTSNYVFRRYDLSKGLTKSEAKYIDGFWYYLSLEGTHTQIIRSNFDGSNKTILKTTGVSSKVANMDKIYYGKDKIYFIDYISGKYYVCSMDYNGNNFTQERQVSFIDITSSNFVLTTDTSKPITNNFSGIVALKAELALSKLRDLYYHGEEDYFSPKDPRRVELTNAIKEGERLIETTPANHNQANALFQKLRALRKSYTIPLSVKAN
- a CDS encoding acyl-CoA dehydrogenase family protein — its product is MSTILKGGEFLIKETPATQIFSIEELSEEQKMLRDSAKEFIDRTVIPNRERFEKKDYAFTEECMKEIGAMGFLGISVPESYGGLGMGFVTTMLACDYLSGATGSLATAYGAHTGIGTLPILLYGTEAQKQKYLPDLATGAKFGAYCLTEPDAGSDANSGKTKARLSEDGKHYIINGQKMWISNAGFADTFTFFAKIDDDKNITGFVVNRSELENPESLTFGEEEHKLGIRASSTRQVFFNDMKVPVECLLGERNNGFKIALNALNVGRIKLAAACLDAQRRILNYSIQYANERKQFGTSISTFGAIRKKVAEMATGIFVSEAGSYRAAKDVQDKIDELVAGGMNHQEAELKGVEEYAVECSILKVFVSDLLQHSADEGIQIFGGMGFSEDTPMEAAWRDSRISRIYEGTNEINRLLAVGMLIKKAMKGQIDLMSPAMAVGKELMSIPSFETPDYSAFMSEEKAMIANLKKVFLMVSGAALQKYMMDIEKQQHLLLNASEILNQIYMAESAILRAEKHYAPDSAEAAMAQLNLYKAVEKIIVSAKEGIVSFAEGDEQRMMLSGLRRFTKYTNTPNVIALTEKVAKHFIEKGGY